From a region of the Rouxiella sp. S1S-2 genome:
- a CDS encoding Ivy family c-type lysozyme inhibitor, whose product MKRKYLSASVKWSWLALSVALMAPTVAQAIVKTAVEAKNCQSENNTCPYPFDLYKTDPAYKKSFDETMKQNGLPTTLDEMNGPAGPMEPVKIDGKIYLKGFMCEEGNCGNHNLVFLYQPDLQRVVGFYSSSEKYTWVNNPLESERLIVRAMVKGEALPGQTPSTPTPSSAATTTSNDAPPPNTIWGFTGGNGDTLWGMCGGKQNSCVIVGNTKHVAAVLNHKSASGCALGDFYIIDKDARSWQQRDTGTCSPNAWVRKGSIKGGQYLSVDIGVGNETVIQYPIGYWSDVKEFTGPNRPSWEKAKQAAKQ is encoded by the coding sequence ATGAAAAGAAAATATTTATCTGCAAGTGTGAAATGGAGTTGGCTGGCATTGTCTGTCGCACTGATGGCCCCGACTGTAGCCCAGGCAATTGTCAAAACGGCAGTAGAAGCCAAGAACTGTCAGTCAGAAAACAATACCTGCCCATATCCTTTCGACCTGTACAAAACCGACCCAGCGTACAAAAAGTCGTTTGATGAGACCATGAAACAAAATGGTTTACCGACTACGCTCGACGAGATGAATGGTCCCGCAGGTCCGATGGAACCAGTAAAAATTGACGGAAAAATCTACCTGAAAGGTTTTATGTGCGAAGAAGGGAACTGCGGTAATCACAACCTGGTCTTCCTGTACCAACCTGACCTCCAGAGGGTTGTTGGTTTTTACAGCAGCAGTGAAAAATACACCTGGGTCAATAACCCCCTCGAGAGTGAGAGGCTGATAGTTAGAGCGATGGTGAAAGGAGAAGCCTTACCTGGACAGACACCATCAACACCCACCCCATCTTCTGCAGCCACTACCACTTCCAACGATGCCCCGCCACCAAATACCATCTGGGGATTTACTGGGGGAAACGGTGATACCTTGTGGGGCATGTGTGGCGGTAAACAGAATAGCTGTGTGATTGTCGGTAATACCAAGCATGTGGCCGCTGTGTTAAATCACAAGTCTGCCAGTGGGTGCGCATTAGGTGACTTTTACATCATCGATAAGGATGCCAGATCCTGGCAACAGCGTGATACCGGAACCTGTAGTCCAAATGCTTGGGTGCGCAAAGGCTCCATTAAAGGTGGTCAATATCTGTCTGTTGACATCGGCGTTGGCAACGAAACGGTAATACAATATCCGATCGGGTACTGGTCAGATGTGAAAGAGTTCACTGGCCCAAACCGACCATCCTGGGAAAAAGCAAAACAGGCAGCTAAGCAGTAG
- a CDS encoding GTPase family protein, producing the protein MKNQEGLQPLQQSLSGLPQWASERILQQINQLTHYEPVIGIMGKTGAGKSSLCNALFAGEVSPVSDVVACTREPLRFRLQVGERFMTIVDLPGVGESESRDAEYATLYWQQLPHLDLVLWLIKADDRALAVDEHFYRQVIGEAYWHKVLFVISQADKAEPTSSGERLSTEQKRNISRKICLLHELFQPVNPVCAVSVRLQWGLRVMAERMIRCLPREVSSPVAAQLSAPLRTDAVNKKARDDFGETIGSVLDTISSLPLVPAPVRTIIQAVRDTLVSVARTVWNLFF; encoded by the coding sequence ATGAAAAATCAGGAAGGCCTGCAGCCCCTGCAGCAATCGCTTTCTGGCCTGCCGCAGTGGGCATCAGAGCGTATTCTGCAGCAGATAAACCAGCTTACTCACTATGAGCCAGTGATTGGCATCATGGGTAAAACCGGGGCGGGCAAGAGCAGTTTGTGCAATGCCCTGTTTGCCGGAGAGGTATCGCCGGTCAGCGATGTAGTGGCCTGTACCCGTGAACCCCTGCGCTTTCGTTTGCAGGTTGGCGAGCGCTTTATGACTATTGTGGACTTACCAGGTGTCGGTGAAAGCGAAAGTCGTGATGCGGAATATGCCACGCTGTACTGGCAACAGCTCCCCCATCTGGACCTGGTGCTGTGGCTTATTAAGGCCGATGACCGGGCGCTGGCGGTGGATGAGCATTTTTACCGTCAGGTAATTGGAGAAGCTTACTGGCATAAGGTGCTGTTTGTTATCAGTCAGGCAGATAAGGCTGAGCCCACCAGCAGTGGGGAACGATTATCCACAGAGCAGAAACGCAATATCAGCCGCAAAATCTGCCTGTTACATGAACTCTTTCAGCCGGTAAACCCGGTTTGTGCGGTGTCAGTCCGTCTGCAGTGGGGACTGCGGGTGATGGCAGAACGGATGATTCGTTGTCTGCCGCGTGAGGTCAGCAGCCCGGTGGCGGCACAGCTCAGTGCGCCGCTTCGTACCGATGCCGTTAATAAAAAAGCCCGTGATGATTTTGGTGAAACCATCGGCTCGGTGCTGGATACGATAAGTTCCCTGCCTCTGGTACCGGCTCCGGTTCGGACCATCATTCAGGCTGTACGCGATACCTTGGTATCGGTCGCCCGTACCGTCTGGAATTTATTCTTCTGA
- a CDS encoding phosphoethanolamine transferase, with protein MIIFGGKSQLISSKQLIKLMDKILPSSIPSFASNFKCFIIIENLYLMLFTLFLHFSLGYPYKLIYVFSALSGLLLLRHIMKFLYRSIVVIFTLLGALYAPVGINYGYPDDNVIGSLMYTNANEAYEFLGNIPETTWLLSASIIFFGIATVGSSFYQHKNAPRERGIYAFLLVFFAASTLWSSIRQGQLLSSGLPEIRFINDIYTSYLVVRNNNQYFASIMTTSSIWKPVSLLGQHKTYILVIGESVRRDYLHAFDGKYRNTPWLDNVPATLFTQYISAGPSTVLSLTNTLARKRGNVAELNNNIVALASQAGFETWWLSNQGRKGHFDSPVALIGESADHRYFTKSASSDDRTYSPDDQLLPQLDSALKVGQGKKLIVMHLMGSHPQACVRTQGQYDTDVGARELSCYIKSIALTDQLLRKIHLMAERDGGDWSIMYFSDHGLSYINKDTSGAYLTHGDKTRENYEVPFFIVDKNQKERVTISIQRSGLRFLETFSQWLKITDPEIMQSCDIFSAKDCGPDNQVLNFQGQPVNYDELPSVKSHQTF; from the coding sequence ATGATTATTTTTGGAGGGAAAAGCCAGCTTATTTCCAGTAAACAGTTGATAAAGTTAATGGATAAAATACTGCCTTCTTCCATACCAAGTTTCGCTTCAAATTTTAAATGCTTTATAATAATAGAAAATTTATACCTAATGTTATTCACATTGTTCCTGCATTTTTCACTGGGGTACCCATATAAGTTAATCTATGTCTTTTCAGCTTTATCGGGATTATTATTGCTAAGACATATAATGAAATTTTTGTACCGAAGTATAGTCGTTATATTTACCCTGCTGGGTGCACTTTATGCGCCGGTCGGGATTAACTACGGCTACCCGGATGATAATGTCATCGGCTCCCTTATGTACACCAACGCAAACGAAGCCTATGAGTTTTTAGGTAACATCCCGGAGACTACCTGGTTACTTTCCGCGTCGATCATCTTTTTCGGAATCGCGACTGTTGGGTCATCATTTTACCAGCATAAAAACGCACCCAGAGAACGCGGCATTTACGCTTTTCTTCTGGTATTTTTCGCCGCCTCTACACTATGGTCCTCAATAAGACAGGGCCAACTGCTAAGCAGCGGATTACCTGAAATACGCTTTATTAATGATATCTATACATCTTACCTGGTGGTTCGTAATAACAACCAATATTTTGCCAGCATAATGACCACCAGCAGCATCTGGAAGCCGGTCTCTTTGCTCGGGCAGCATAAGACTTATATTCTGGTTATAGGAGAAAGCGTACGTCGAGATTATCTTCACGCCTTCGACGGAAAATACCGCAACACACCTTGGCTTGATAATGTCCCAGCTACGTTGTTTACTCAGTATATCTCTGCTGGGCCGTCCACCGTGCTTTCCCTCACAAACACTCTTGCGCGCAAACGAGGAAATGTGGCTGAACTAAATAACAATATAGTGGCATTGGCTTCCCAGGCTGGATTTGAAACATGGTGGTTGTCAAACCAAGGAAGAAAAGGACATTTCGACTCACCCGTGGCATTGATTGGAGAAAGCGCCGATCACCGTTATTTCACTAAATCAGCGAGTTCGGACGACCGGACGTACTCCCCAGATGATCAACTCCTGCCCCAGCTCGATAGCGCACTCAAAGTGGGCCAAGGCAAAAAACTTATCGTAATGCATCTGATGGGATCACACCCTCAGGCTTGTGTGAGAACGCAAGGTCAGTATGATACTGATGTAGGTGCGAGAGAACTATCTTGTTATATCAAATCTATTGCGCTCACAGACCAACTTCTAAGAAAGATCCACCTCATGGCTGAGCGTGATGGTGGTGACTGGTCAATTATGTATTTTTCTGACCACGGGTTGTCATACATTAACAAAGATACTTCAGGTGCTTACCTGACTCACGGTGATAAAACTCGCGAGAATTATGAGGTTCCATTTTTTATCGTCGATAAGAATCAAAAAGAACGAGTCACTATCTCAATACAACGCAGTGGATTACGCTTTCTGGAAACATTTTCTCAGTGGCTGAAAATTACTGATCCAGAAATAATGCAAAGCTGTGACATATTTTCTGCCAAAGACTGCGGTCCTGACAATCAGGTTCTAAATTTCCAGGGTCAACCGGTGAACTACGATGAATTACCCTCAGTTAAATCTCATCAAACATTCTGA
- a CDS encoding DUF905 domain-containing protein, whose product MPESQLLPSGSFTRQQAEAVTHRYHNIAIEDDQGSHFRLVVRDPEGRMVWRAWNFEPDAGTALNRYIGQDGICRALSTD is encoded by the coding sequence ATGCCCGAATCTCAATTACTGCCGTCGGGTTCATTCACTCGCCAGCAGGCCGAAGCTGTTACCCACCGGTATCACAACATTGCCATTGAAGACGACCAGGGCAGCCACTTCCGTCTGGTGGTTCGCGACCCCGAAGGCCGGATGGTCTGGCGGGCGTGGAACTTTGAACCGGATGCCGGTACGGCCCTCAACCGGTATATCGGGCAGGATGGCATTTGCAGAGCATTATCCACCGACTGA
- a CDS encoding transcriptional regulator, with protein sequence MPLTERSYDRLAVRLSLIISRLVAGETLEMQKLATEFDVSVRTLYRDFRERLMYLDLECHQGCYRLRAGAGPQGELDVLTFAYRAGLAGIFPGLDRRLAGALLASDGTPCLVWQSPQPITATSPLVFYRLVSAITGSQRVLLLADGERCDGLAPYRLISLDGCWYLTGELNGHITVHPLAVIHAVTILNTPFTPRKRLSQLTTQADFIRALPHFRCIREVLSQAADNGGSG encoded by the coding sequence ATGCCACTGACAGAGCGCAGCTACGACAGGCTGGCGGTCAGACTGTCGCTGATTATCAGCCGTCTTGTGGCGGGTGAAACATTAGAGATGCAAAAACTGGCGACCGAGTTTGATGTGTCGGTCCGTACCCTGTACCGGGATTTTCGCGAACGGCTGATGTATCTGGACCTCGAATGTCATCAGGGATGCTATCGCCTGCGGGCCGGTGCTGGCCCACAGGGTGAACTGGACGTGCTGACTTTTGCATACCGGGCCGGGCTGGCCGGTATCTTTCCGGGGCTGGACCGCCGTCTGGCGGGCGCACTGCTGGCATCGGATGGAACCCCCTGCCTGGTGTGGCAGTCACCACAGCCGATAACGGCCACCAGCCCGCTGGTATTTTATCGGCTGGTCAGCGCCATTACCGGCAGCCAGCGTGTATTGCTGCTCGCTGACGGTGAACGTTGTGACGGACTGGCCCCGTACCGCCTGATATCACTCGACGGTTGCTGGTACCTCACCGGCGAACTTAACGGGCATATCACCGTGCATCCCCTGGCAGTCATTCATGCCGTGACAATCCTGAACACCCCCTTCACCCCGCGTAAACGTCTCAGCCAGTTAACCACGCAGGCAGACTTTATCCGGGCACTTCCTCACTTCCGCTGTATCCGTGAAGTTTTGTCACAGGCTGCCGATAACGGGGGATCGGGATGA
- a CDS encoding antirestriction protein, translated as MTTQTQYEFVPANEPHFTLSATLVPDEQRINFWPQHFGNIPQWIILEPTVFAWMDRFCADYSGGIWQFYTLSNCGAFMAPEPDDGSGDKWNLFNSMNGNGADMSPEAAGIAVCLIAYSHHACRTECDAMTEHYYRLRDYALNHAECSAIMHIID; from the coding sequence ATGACAACACAGACACAGTACGAGTTTGTTCCCGCTAACGAACCGCACTTCACCCTCAGTGCCACGCTGGTACCCGACGAACAGCGAATTAACTTCTGGCCACAGCACTTTGGCAACATCCCACAATGGATAATCCTTGAACCCACAGTCTTTGCCTGGATGGATCGCTTCTGTGCAGACTACAGCGGCGGTATCTGGCAGTTTTATACGCTGAGCAACTGTGGAGCCTTTATGGCCCCAGAACCGGATGACGGCAGTGGTGATAAATGGAATCTGTTCAACAGCATGAATGGCAACGGTGCCGACATGAGTCCAGAGGCTGCAGGTATCGCCGTCTGTCTTATCGCTTACAGCCACCATGCCTGTCGTACGGAGTGTGATGCTATGACGGAGCACTATTACCGTTTGCGGGATTACGCACTCAACCACGCGGAATGCAGTGCTATCATGCACATTATCGACTGA
- a CDS encoding DUF932 domain-containing protein: MTRLASRFGAANLIRRDRPLTREELFRVVPSVFSEEKHASRSARYTWIPTITVLENLQREGFQPFFACQTRVRDPGRREHTKHMLRLRREGQITGKQVPEIILLNSHDGTSSYQMLPGLFRAVCANGLVCGESFGEVRVPHKGDVVSQVIEGAYEVLGIFDRVEEKRDAMQSLMLPPPAQQALAQAALTYRFGEDHQPVTPTQVLSSRRWQDESNDLWTTYQRIQENLIKGGLSGRSAKGGRTHTRAVRGIDGDVKLNRALWVMAEAMLSGFRPA, encoded by the coding sequence ATGACCCGTCTGGCTTCGCGCTTTGGCGCAGCAAACCTTATTCGTCGTGACCGTCCGTTAACCCGCGAGGAGCTGTTTCGCGTGGTGCCCAGTGTCTTCAGTGAGGAGAAGCATGCGTCACGCAGCGCACGGTATACCTGGATACCAACAATTACCGTTCTTGAAAACCTGCAGCGCGAAGGCTTTCAGCCCTTCTTTGCCTGTCAGACACGGGTGCGTGACCCTGGTCGCCGCGAACACACAAAGCATATGTTACGTCTGCGTCGGGAAGGGCAGATTACCGGCAAACAGGTCCCGGAAATAATTCTGCTCAACTCCCATGACGGCACCAGCTCGTATCAGATGCTGCCGGGATTATTTCGTGCGGTTTGTGCAAACGGACTCGTCTGCGGTGAATCGTTTGGTGAGGTTCGGGTGCCGCACAAAGGCGATGTGGTGAGTCAGGTGATTGAGGGGGCGTATGAAGTGCTGGGGATTTTTGACCGTGTGGAAGAGAAGCGTGATGCGATGCAGTCGCTGATGCTGCCACCACCTGCGCAACAGGCTCTGGCGCAGGCCGCGCTGACGTACCGCTTTGGTGAGGACCACCAGCCGGTTACCCCGACACAGGTGCTTTCCTCTCGTCGCTGGCAGGATGAAAGCAATGACCTGTGGACCACGTACCAGCGTATTCAGGAGAACCTGATTAAGGGTGGGCTCAGTGGACGGAGTGCGAAAGGCGGACGAACGCATACCCGTGCGGTGCGCGGCATTGACGGTGATGTGAAGCTTAACCGGGCACTGTGGGTGATGGCGGAAGCCATGCTCAGCGGGTTCCGGCCTGCGTGA
- a CDS encoding AlpA family transcriptional regulator, whose protein sequence is MTIKTSLLEDQFIDMAFITQLTQLTDKWFYKLIKDGRFPKPTKFGRSSRWRKSEVEAWLQSRIEESHKQQ, encoded by the coding sequence ATGACCATTAAAACTTCCCTACTCGAAGACCAGTTCATCGATATGGCTTTCATCACGCAACTCACCCAACTTACTGACAAGTGGTTTTACAAACTGATTAAAGACGGTAGGTTTCCAAAACCTACCAAATTTGGACGCAGTTCCCGCTGGCGGAAAAGTGAAGTGGAAGCCTGGTTGCAGTCCCGTATCGAAGAATCCCACAAACAGCAGTAA